One genomic window of Marinobacter adhaerens HP15 includes the following:
- a CDS encoding LOG family protein, whose product MKVAVYCGSQSGNDPLYADKARELGDYFGRNGIELVFGGGHVGLMGVVADAVLAAGGRVHGVIPEHLRDRELAHSGLTELHVVKNMHERKALMADLADGFVALPGGIGTLEELFEAWTWGQLGLHQKPCAIYNVSGFFDPLLAMAENMERAGFLQQQYIDMLILTDQPDRLHRAFRDYQSPGEKWT is encoded by the coding sequence ATGAAGGTCGCGGTCTATTGCGGCTCCCAGTCCGGAAATGATCCGCTTTACGCGGACAAGGCCCGGGAGTTGGGTGATTACTTCGGTCGTAATGGCATTGAGCTGGTGTTCGGTGGCGGCCACGTTGGCCTGATGGGTGTTGTGGCGGATGCGGTCCTGGCCGCGGGCGGCCGGGTCCACGGGGTCATCCCGGAGCATCTGCGGGACCGGGAGCTGGCCCACTCCGGCCTGACCGAGCTGCATGTGGTCAAAAACATGCACGAGCGCAAGGCCCTGATGGCGGATCTGGCTGATGGTTTCGTTGCGCTGCCAGGCGGGATTGGCACCCTGGAAGAACTGTTTGAGGCCTGGACGTGGGGCCAGTTGGGGTTGCATCAGAAACCGTGTGCCATCTACAACGTCAGCGGGTTTTTTGACCCTTTGCTGGCAATGGCAGAAAACATGGAACGTGCCGGTTTTTTGCAGCAGCAATACATCGACATGCTGATCCTGACTGACCAACCGGATCGCCTGCACAGGGCCTTCCGGGACTATCAGAGCCCCGGAGAAAAATGGACCTGA
- a CDS encoding YbhB/YbcL family Raf kinase inhibitor-like protein, whose amino-acid sequence MKLQVEGIEEGQPIPEKFAFGVYSEDDHMSFGPNRNPEIVWDGAPEGTKSFVVMMFDPDVPSVADDVNQEGKTVSRDIPRVDFFHWLLVDVPAGTTRIPEGEDSDGVIPKGKEPGPGPIGIRGVNNYTQFLAGNPDMNGTYAGYDGPCPPWNDEIIHHYHFEVHALDVDTLALDGEFDGNDVREAMAGHVLASARVTGTYTLNPDLR is encoded by the coding sequence GTGAAACTACAGGTTGAAGGCATCGAAGAAGGCCAGCCGATTCCCGAGAAATTCGCATTCGGGGTATACAGTGAAGATGACCACATGAGCTTCGGTCCCAACCGGAACCCCGAAATTGTCTGGGACGGTGCGCCCGAGGGCACGAAAAGCTTCGTGGTGATGATGTTTGATCCGGATGTGCCCAGCGTTGCGGATGATGTAAACCAGGAAGGCAAGACGGTTTCCAGGGACATCCCGAGGGTCGATTTTTTCCACTGGCTGCTGGTGGATGTGCCTGCCGGCACCACCCGGATTCCGGAAGGCGAAGACAGCGATGGCGTGATTCCCAAGGGCAAGGAGCCGGGGCCCGGTCCCATCGGTATCCGCGGCGTGAACAATTACACCCAGTTCCTGGCGGGCAATCCCGACATGAACGGCACCTACGCCGGGTACGATGGTCCCTGTCCGCCCTGGAACGATGAGATCATCCATCACTACCACTTCGAGGTGCATGCACTGGATGTGGATACCCTTGCCCTGGATGGCGAGTTCGATGGTAACGATGTGCGCGAAGCCATGGCAGGCCACGTACTGGCCAGCGCCCGGGTGACGGGTACCTACACCCTGAATCCGGACCTGCGCTAA
- a CDS encoding spermidine synthase, translating to MFNKGEIIHHTRDALGSILVVDYRKHRVLTFNSVFEQSKIDRRFPYLPVHEYNRAMMLPAVFANPRHVTILGLGGGVMAGAFHHLYPECRIHAVELRQAVLDTAREFFDLPGSERLQVTIADARDALEKLPEASTDMILADLYNADRMSPAQAQKQFVDECARVLTEDGWLVLNYHRTPDVQGAYFRRLKRHFAVLLGFRSKSNNTVVYASKQHFQSVHPKDPVLEELENRLPIDWRRLMAKVSRME from the coding sequence ATGTTCAACAAAGGCGAGATTATCCACCACACCCGGGATGCCCTGGGCAGCATTCTGGTGGTCGATTACCGCAAACACCGGGTGCTTACCTTCAATTCGGTGTTCGAGCAAAGCAAGATTGATCGGCGATTTCCCTATCTGCCGGTCCATGAGTACAACCGGGCCATGATGCTGCCGGCGGTCTTTGCCAACCCCCGCCACGTCACCATTCTGGGCCTGGGCGGCGGCGTGATGGCCGGCGCTTTTCACCATCTTTATCCCGAGTGTCGGATACACGCCGTCGAACTGCGCCAGGCGGTACTGGACACTGCCCGGGAATTTTTTGATCTGCCCGGCAGTGAACGCCTCCAGGTCACCATTGCCGATGCCCGGGATGCCCTGGAAAAGCTGCCGGAGGCGAGCACGGATATGATTTTGGCCGATCTGTACAACGCAGACCGAATGAGCCCTGCACAGGCCCAGAAACAGTTTGTGGATGAGTGCGCCCGGGTGCTCACGGAGGACGGCTGGCTGGTGCTGAATTACCACCGGACTCCGGATGTCCAGGGGGCTTACTTCCGGCGGCTCAAGAGGCACTTTGCGGTGCTTCTTGGCTTTCGAAGCAAAAGTAACAACACCGTGGTTTATGCCAGCAAACAGCACTTCCAGTCGGTGCACCCGAAGGACCCGGTGCTGGAGGAACTGGAGAACCGGCTACCAATAGACTGGCGTCGATTGATGGCGAAAGTCAGCCGGATGGAGTGA
- the yghU gene encoding glutathione-dependent disulfide-bond oxidoreductase, with protein sequence MTDATYTPPKVWKWDSESGGRFASINRPIAGPTHDKALPVGKHPLQLYSLATPNGVKVTVMLEELLELGIKDAEYDAWLVRITEGDQFGSGFVEVNPNSKIPAMVDHSVTPSIRLFESGSILLYLAEKFGAFLPSDIAGRAETMNWLFWQMGSAPMLGGGFGHFYAYAPEYYEYPINRYTMEVKRQLDVLDRQLANNRYIAGDEYTIADMAIWPWYGALVKNKVYDAAEFLEAHTYTNVIRWADEIAQRPAVRRGRMVNRAWGEPSSQLHERHDASDFETQTQDKIGDGE encoded by the coding sequence ATGACCGACGCTACCTACACGCCACCCAAAGTCTGGAAATGGGACTCTGAGAGCGGAGGTCGGTTTGCAAGTATCAATCGCCCGATCGCCGGTCCGACCCACGACAAGGCGCTACCGGTTGGCAAGCATCCGTTGCAGCTTTATTCGCTGGCGACGCCCAACGGCGTGAAAGTTACGGTGATGCTGGAGGAGCTGCTGGAGCTGGGTATCAAGGACGCCGAGTACGATGCCTGGCTCGTCAGGATTACCGAGGGCGATCAGTTTGGCAGCGGGTTTGTGGAGGTGAACCCCAACTCCAAGATCCCGGCCATGGTGGACCACAGTGTCACCCCGTCAATCCGCCTGTTCGAATCCGGGTCCATCCTGCTTTACCTGGCGGAAAAATTCGGGGCGTTCCTGCCCAGTGACATCGCCGGACGCGCGGAGACCATGAACTGGCTGTTCTGGCAGATGGGCAGTGCGCCCATGCTCGGTGGCGGCTTCGGTCATTTCTATGCCTACGCGCCGGAATACTACGAGTACCCGATCAACCGCTACACCATGGAAGTCAAGCGTCAGCTGGATGTGCTCGACCGGCAGCTGGCCAATAACCGCTACATCGCGGGCGATGAATACACCATCGCCGATATGGCGATCTGGCCCTGGTACGGCGCCCTGGTGAAAAACAAGGTGTATGACGCGGCCGAGTTCCTGGAAGCTCACACCTACACCAACGTCATTCGCTGGGCGGATGAGATTGCCCAGCGCCCGGCGGTCAGGCGTGGCCGCATGGTCAACCGGGCCTGGGGTGAGCCGAGCAGCCAGCTGCACGAGCGTCACGACGCCAGTGATTTCGAGACCCAAACCCAGGACAAGATTGGTGACGGTGAATGA
- a CDS encoding NosR/NirI family protein has product MAGRIVLLLACLFLVPPVHAELSDSKRALIQELFPSATVIEDKLPDFPVYPVYQLQELLGYAYETADHSRLQGFAGKPISMLIGLDSKGRFTGIKVLNHHEPVFLHGLGEAPLFDFVDQYEGHSLQEQIIVSTSNSSRSGRTSDGNVVHFDGVSKATVSVLIINDTVLSSALKVARKKLEGFAQSAPTRAKADFYQPMSWQQLVDRGYIGHWQIAAESIEAELGRPLSDYPMDIEPADGEPFTELFFAYINSPMVGRNLLGDDGYQRLMQRLDDGAQVLAVMSRGAFPHVSREFVPGSSPDRVGLTQNNLAVEMRDLNLLDQNLDFRAAGIPSFDAGNLFRVGGNAGFNPGAEANLKLNVELARNHLMVDRTSLNIPVRFNEELFETVEVAPNPEDTRQPVWIGLWKERWWQISLLVIGLTVLTVFFARQKTLSRNPKLVHGFRWGFLFFTLFFIGFYAQGQLSVVNIYTLFLAIWDGFSLNVFLLDPIIFILWVYTFITLFIWGRGLFCGWLCPFGALQEMAAWLGEKLKFRQIKVPEQWHRRLILLKYPILLALVGTAFYSLTVAEKMAEVEPFKTSITLFFVRSWPFVLYAVGLLVIGMFIHKFYCRYLCPLGAGLAALGRLRLFSWLDRVELCGNPCQHCKNECGINAIRKDGRIDYDECIQCLECVVILEDDTRCVDKRLETKKRSRQPNILATDAG; this is encoded by the coding sequence ATGGCAGGGCGCATCGTGCTCCTTCTTGCCTGTCTGTTTTTAGTGCCCCCGGTTCACGCCGAGCTGTCAGACAGCAAGCGGGCGCTGATTCAGGAGTTGTTTCCCTCGGCAACGGTCATTGAAGACAAGCTGCCCGATTTTCCCGTGTACCCGGTGTATCAACTCCAGGAACTGCTCGGCTATGCCTACGAAACCGCAGACCATAGCCGCCTACAGGGCTTTGCCGGCAAACCGATCAGCATGCTGATCGGCCTCGACAGCAAAGGGCGTTTCACCGGCATCAAGGTGCTGAATCACCACGAGCCGGTCTTTCTCCATGGCCTGGGCGAAGCCCCCCTGTTCGACTTTGTAGACCAATACGAAGGGCATTCGTTACAAGAGCAGATTATTGTCAGCACCTCCAACTCCAGCCGTTCCGGACGAACCAGCGACGGCAACGTGGTGCACTTTGACGGTGTCAGCAAAGCTACGGTTTCGGTCCTGATCATCAACGACACCGTGCTCTCTTCAGCCCTCAAGGTGGCCCGCAAGAAACTCGAGGGCTTTGCCCAGAGCGCACCCACACGGGCGAAAGCGGATTTCTACCAGCCCATGTCCTGGCAGCAACTGGTGGATCGCGGTTACATCGGACACTGGCAGATTGCTGCCGAATCCATCGAGGCCGAGCTGGGCCGGCCTCTTTCAGACTACCCCATGGACATCGAACCCGCAGACGGCGAACCTTTTACCGAGCTTTTCTTCGCCTACATCAATTCGCCCATGGTGGGACGGAACCTTCTCGGAGACGATGGCTACCAGCGCCTCATGCAACGGCTGGATGACGGCGCGCAGGTTCTGGCCGTCATGTCCCGGGGCGCCTTTCCCCACGTTTCCCGCGAGTTCGTTCCTGGCAGCTCTCCGGACCGTGTTGGGCTCACCCAGAACAACCTTGCCGTGGAAATGCGCGACCTCAACCTGCTGGACCAGAATCTCGATTTCCGGGCGGCCGGCATTCCGTCATTCGATGCCGGAAACCTGTTCCGCGTGGGCGGTAACGCCGGCTTCAACCCCGGGGCGGAAGCCAATCTGAAGCTCAACGTAGAACTGGCCCGCAATCACCTGATGGTGGACCGCACGTCCCTGAATATCCCGGTCCGGTTCAACGAAGAACTGTTCGAAACCGTCGAGGTTGCTCCCAACCCGGAGGACACCCGTCAACCGGTCTGGATCGGCCTTTGGAAAGAACGTTGGTGGCAGATTTCACTGCTGGTAATCGGCCTGACCGTTCTGACCGTGTTCTTCGCCCGCCAGAAAACCCTGAGCCGCAACCCGAAGCTGGTACACGGGTTCCGCTGGGGATTTCTGTTCTTCACCCTGTTCTTTATCGGCTTCTACGCCCAGGGCCAGCTTTCGGTGGTTAACATCTACACCCTGTTCCTGGCGATCTGGGACGGTTTCTCTCTCAATGTGTTCCTGCTGGATCCGATCATCTTTATTCTCTGGGTGTACACATTCATAACCCTGTTCATCTGGGGCCGTGGCCTTTTCTGTGGCTGGCTTTGCCCGTTCGGGGCCCTGCAGGAAATGGCCGCCTGGCTTGGCGAGAAACTGAAGTTCCGCCAGATCAAAGTGCCCGAGCAATGGCACCGGCGCCTGATTCTACTCAAATATCCGATCCTGCTGGCCCTGGTGGGCACCGCTTTCTACTCCCTGACCGTCGCCGAAAAAATGGCGGAGGTGGAACCATTCAAAACCAGCATAACCCTGTTTTTCGTTCGCTCCTGGCCCTTCGTTCTCTACGCCGTCGGCCTGCTTGTGATCGGCATGTTCATCCACAAATTCTACTGCCGCTACCTGTGCCCGCTGGGCGCAGGCCTCGCGGCGCTCGGCCGGTTACGCTTGTTCAGCTGGCTGGACCGGGTTGAGCTCTGTGGCAACCCCTGCCAGCACTGCAAGAATGAGTGCGGTATCAATGCCATTCGCAAGGATGGCCGGATCGATTACGACGAATGCATTCAGTGCCTGGAATGCGTCGTTATTCTCGAGGACGACACCCGGTGCGTCGACAAGCGGCTCGAGACCAAAAAACGATCAAGACAGCCGAACATACTGGCAACGGACGCGGGCTGA
- a CDS encoding ankyrin repeat domain-containing protein gives MSQQKPGKPQQPANQKDEDAVAFAQGIFELARNGGAGPLSVMLDAGVPVNMRTSEGETLLILASKHGHPETVRLLLGKGADREAKDSNGNTALSLAKTESVKRLFEESGR, from the coding sequence ATGAGCCAACAGAAGCCCGGCAAGCCGCAACAACCCGCGAACCAGAAAGACGAGGATGCGGTTGCCTTCGCCCAGGGTATTTTCGAACTGGCCCGCAACGGCGGTGCCGGACCTCTGAGCGTGATGCTTGATGCCGGCGTCCCGGTGAACATGCGCACCAGCGAGGGCGAGACCCTGCTGATCCTGGCCAGCAAGCATGGCCACCCGGAAACGGTACGCCTGCTGCTGGGAAAAGGCGCCGATCGCGAAGCGAAGGACAGCAACGGCAATACCGCTCTGTCGCTGGCAAAAACCGAAAGCGTAAAGCGCCTGTTCGAAGAATCCGGCCGGTAA